In one Perca fluviatilis unplaced genomic scaffold, GENO_Pfluv_1.0 PFLUV_unplaced_scaf_23, whole genome shotgun sequence genomic region, the following are encoded:
- the LOC120555190 gene encoding low affinity immunoglobulin gamma Fc region receptor II-like isoform X3: protein MEESSLQLLLVLISLLSSTTNQASLTVSPSSSQMFEGQSVSLSCEEDDSSAGWTLRRNTTGDTGTRKCDDWGGKSAGSSCNISYMDPVDSGVYWCESREGATSNIINITVTGGPVILQSPVLPVMEGEDLTLTCKTKTSSNLTAGFYKDGSFIRTEPAGHMTIHHVNRSDEGLYKCNISSVGESPPSWVSVTGSSPPPPGSYTLPLVLGSAVSVGVLVLLVLLVLLVRHIRRKPKAAEVEAGDGDVTYSDVTILRNLKQPNRQSRESDPAVRTEDVCYGQIVIKDKKSKRKRESDPAVRTEEVCYGQIVIKDKKTKRKKESDPAAIYSGVKTEDVSYGQIAIKDKKKNRKKEPPAEPEVLYASVRKT from the exons ATGGAGGAGTCATCTCTACAGCTGCTGCTGG TTCTGATCTCTCTGCTGAGCAGCACAACAAACCAAG cctctctgactgtgagtcccagcagctctcagatgtttgaaggacagtctgtctctctgagctgtgaggaggacgacagctctgctggatggactctgaggaggaacacGACCGGAGACACCGGGACCAGGAAGTGTGATGACTGGGGAGGAAAGTCTGCTGGTTCTTCCTGTAACATCAGCTACATGGACCCAGTGGACAGTGGAGTttactggtgtgagtccagagagggagcaaccagtaacatcatcaacatcactgtcactg gtggaccagtgatcctgcagagtcctgtcctccctgtgatggagggagaagacctcactctgacctgtaaaacaaagacGTCCTCCAACCTCACAGctggtttctataaagatggctccttcatcaggactgagcctgcaggtcacatgaccatccaccatgttaacaggtctgatgaaggcctctacaagtgcaacatcagcagtgttggagagtctccacccagctgggtctctgtcacag gctcctctcctcctccccccggCTCCTATACTCTTCCCCTTGTGTTGGGGTCTGCAGTTTCAGTCGGTGTCCTGGTTCTCCTGGTTCTCTTGGTTCTCCTTGTGAGACACATCCGTAGGAAACCTAAAG CTGCTGAAGTAGAAGCTGGAGATGGTGACGTCACATACAGTGATGTCACAATATTGCGTAACCTGAAACAGCCAAACAGACAGAGCAGAG AGAGTGATCCTGCTGTGAGAACAGAAGACGTCTGTTACGGACAAATAGtgatcaaagacaagaaatcaAAAAGGAAGAGAG AGAGTGATCCTGCTGTGAGAACAGAAGAGGTCTGTTACGGACAAATAGTGATCAAAGACAAGAAGACAAAAAGGAAGAAAG AGAGTGATCCTGCTGCAATCTACTCTGGAGTGAAAACAGAAGACGTCAGTTATGGACAAATAGcgatcaaagacaagaaaaaaaacaggaagaaag AGCCTCCAGCAGAGCCAGAGGTCCTCTACGCCTCAGTGAGGAAGACCTGA
- the LOC120555190 gene encoding low affinity immunoglobulin gamma Fc region receptor II-like isoform X1, with protein sequence MEESSLQLLLVLISLLSSTTNQASLTVSPSSSQMFEGQSVSLSCEEDDSSAGWTLRRNTTGDTGTRKCDDWGGKSAGSSCNISYMDPVDSGVYWCESREGATSNIINITVTGGPVILQSPVLPVMEGEDLTLTCKTKTSSNLTAGFYKDGSFIRTEPAGHMTIHHVNRSDEGLYKCNISSVGESPPSWVSVTEKTMTTSPPTSPPTTSTTSGFNSSSSPPGSSPPPPGSYTLPLVLGSAVSVGVLVLLVLLVLLVRHIRRKPKAAEVEAGDGDVTYSDVTILRNLKQPNRQSRESDPAVRTEDVCYGQIVIKDKKSKRKRESDPAVRTEEVCYGQIVIKDKKTKRKKESDPAAIYSGVKTEDVSYGQIAIKDKKKNRKKEPPAEPEVLYASVRKT encoded by the exons ATGGAGGAGTCATCTCTACAGCTGCTGCTGG TTCTGATCTCTCTGCTGAGCAGCACAACAAACCAAG cctctctgactgtgagtcccagcagctctcagatgtttgaaggacagtctgtctctctgagctgtgaggaggacgacagctctgctggatggactctgaggaggaacacGACCGGAGACACCGGGACCAGGAAGTGTGATGACTGGGGAGGAAAGTCTGCTGGTTCTTCCTGTAACATCAGCTACATGGACCCAGTGGACAGTGGAGTttactggtgtgagtccagagagggagcaaccagtaacatcatcaacatcactgtcactg gtggaccagtgatcctgcagagtcctgtcctccctgtgatggagggagaagacctcactctgacctgtaaaacaaagacGTCCTCCAACCTCACAGctggtttctataaagatggctccttcatcaggactgagcctgcaggtcacatgaccatccaccatgttaacaggtctgatgaaggcctctacaagtgcaacatcagcagtgttggagagtctccacccagctgggtctctgtcacag AGAAAACCATGACTACAAGTCCTCCTACAAGTCCTCCTACAACCTCCACCACCTCTGGCTTCAACAGTTCTTCCTCTCCCccaggctcctctcctcctccccccggCTCCTATACTCTTCCCCTTGTGTTGGGGTCTGCAGTTTCAGTCGGTGTCCTGGTTCTCCTGGTTCTCTTGGTTCTCCTTGTGAGACACATCCGTAGGAAACCTAAAG CTGCTGAAGTAGAAGCTGGAGATGGTGACGTCACATACAGTGATGTCACAATATTGCGTAACCTGAAACAGCCAAACAGACAGAGCAGAG AGAGTGATCCTGCTGTGAGAACAGAAGACGTCTGTTACGGACAAATAGtgatcaaagacaagaaatcaAAAAGGAAGAGAG AGAGTGATCCTGCTGTGAGAACAGAAGAGGTCTGTTACGGACAAATAGTGATCAAAGACAAGAAGACAAAAAGGAAGAAAG AGAGTGATCCTGCTGCAATCTACTCTGGAGTGAAAACAGAAGACGTCAGTTATGGACAAATAGcgatcaaagacaagaaaaaaaacaggaagaaag AGCCTCCAGCAGAGCCAGAGGTCCTCTACGCCTCAGTGAGGAAGACCTGA
- the LOC120555190 gene encoding leukocyte immunoglobulin-like receptor subfamily B member 2 isoform X2: MEESSLQLLLVLISLLSSTTNQASLTVSPSSSQMFEGQSVSLSCEEDDSSAGWTLRRNTTGDTGTRKCDDWGGKSAGSSCNISYMDPVDSGVYWCESREGATSNIINITVTGGPVILQSPVLPVMEGEDLTLTCKTKTSSNLTAGFYKDGSFIRTEPAGHMTIHHVNRSDEGLYKCNISSVGESPPSWVSVTEKTMTTSPPTSPPTTSTTSGFNSSSSPPGSSPPPPGSYTLPLVLGSAVSVGVLVLLVLLVLLVRHIRRKPKAAEVEAGDGDVTYSDVTILRNLKQPNRQSRESDPAVRTEDVCYGQIVIKDKKSKRKRESDPAAIYSGVKTEDVSYGQIAIKDKKKNRKKEPPAEPEVLYASVRKT, translated from the exons ATGGAGGAGTCATCTCTACAGCTGCTGCTGG TTCTGATCTCTCTGCTGAGCAGCACAACAAACCAAG cctctctgactgtgagtcccagcagctctcagatgtttgaaggacagtctgtctctctgagctgtgaggaggacgacagctctgctggatggactctgaggaggaacacGACCGGAGACACCGGGACCAGGAAGTGTGATGACTGGGGAGGAAAGTCTGCTGGTTCTTCCTGTAACATCAGCTACATGGACCCAGTGGACAGTGGAGTttactggtgtgagtccagagagggagcaaccagtaacatcatcaacatcactgtcactg gtggaccagtgatcctgcagagtcctgtcctccctgtgatggagggagaagacctcactctgacctgtaaaacaaagacGTCCTCCAACCTCACAGctggtttctataaagatggctccttcatcaggactgagcctgcaggtcacatgaccatccaccatgttaacaggtctgatgaaggcctctacaagtgcaacatcagcagtgttggagagtctccacccagctgggtctctgtcacag AGAAAACCATGACTACAAGTCCTCCTACAAGTCCTCCTACAACCTCCACCACCTCTGGCTTCAACAGTTCTTCCTCTCCCccaggctcctctcctcctccccccggCTCCTATACTCTTCCCCTTGTGTTGGGGTCTGCAGTTTCAGTCGGTGTCCTGGTTCTCCTGGTTCTCTTGGTTCTCCTTGTGAGACACATCCGTAGGAAACCTAAAG CTGCTGAAGTAGAAGCTGGAGATGGTGACGTCACATACAGTGATGTCACAATATTGCGTAACCTGAAACAGCCAAACAGACAGAGCAGAG AGAGTGATCCTGCTGTGAGAACAGAAGACGTCTGTTACGGACAAATAGtgatcaaagacaagaaatcaAAAAGGAAGAGAG AGAGTGATCCTGCTGCAATCTACTCTGGAGTGAAAACAGAAGACGTCAGTTATGGACAAATAGcgatcaaagacaagaaaaaaaacaggaagaaag AGCCTCCAGCAGAGCCAGAGGTCCTCTACGCCTCAGTGAGGAAGACCTGA